Proteins encoded together in one Haloarcula rubripromontorii window:
- a CDS encoding glycosyltransferase family 4 protein, translating into MHILRVAQDIFPETVGGAPYHIHALSRDQAAMGHEVTVLTVSDDVEEREVTDQNGYTLIKQPPKLELLGNQIFANTVRDLRGMEDYDVVHAHSHLFFSSNVAALYCRLADIPVAITCHGLNSQRGPFWFSRAHLRTLGKWTYDSADVTLCYTDVEQSKLRDLGVDADIAVVNNGIDTNRFSPAGEDYSRIANQSGQAIVFVGRLVDGKRPQDVLAAFDTIRERCPDASLFFCGDGPLRDSLESTVADRGLTDAVEFLGRVSYQQMPSVFRAADLFVLPSRTEGFPRTVIEALACETPVVASDLEQTSKIVNQTGKTVQVGNVEGFATAIADLLSDPHHLSELGKYGREIVTTRYNWAETVQATTKILGQVAEPGDSVAQDKTEVTSSPAPAIKDER; encoded by the coding sequence CACTGTTTTGACTGTCTCGGACGATGTCGAAGAGCGCGAGGTCACTGATCAGAACGGGTACACCCTGATCAAACAACCGCCGAAGCTAGAGCTCCTTGGCAACCAGATTTTCGCCAACACCGTTCGCGATTTACGCGGCATGGAAGACTACGACGTGGTTCACGCTCACTCTCACCTGTTTTTCTCGAGTAACGTGGCCGCACTGTACTGCCGATTAGCCGATATTCCAGTTGCAATCACATGTCACGGCCTCAACTCACAACGAGGCCCGTTCTGGTTCTCGCGTGCACACCTTCGTACGTTGGGCAAGTGGACGTATGACTCGGCCGATGTCACGCTTTGCTACACTGATGTCGAGCAATCGAAACTCCGTGATCTCGGTGTCGATGCTGACATCGCGGTTGTAAACAACGGGATCGATACTAACCGCTTCTCACCCGCGGGAGAAGATTATTCCCGTATCGCGAACCAGAGCGGCCAAGCAATCGTATTTGTTGGCCGCTTAGTCGACGGGAAGCGCCCTCAAGACGTGTTAGCTGCGTTCGATACGATACGAGAGCGCTGTCCGGACGCATCGCTGTTTTTCTGCGGCGATGGCCCACTCCGGGACAGTCTTGAATCGACGGTCGCTGACAGGGGACTTACAGATGCCGTGGAGTTTCTGGGCCGGGTCTCCTATCAGCAAATGCCCTCGGTCTTCCGAGCAGCGGACCTCTTTGTCCTTCCGAGTCGGACCGAAGGGTTTCCACGGACAGTTATTGAAGCGTTAGCCTGTGAAACACCAGTCGTTGCCAGCGATCTTGAACAGACCTCGAAAATAGTCAACCAAACTGGAAAAACAGTCCAAGTTGGCAATGTTGAGGGATTCGCGACGGCGATTGCCGATCTGCTTAGCGATCCGCACCACCTCTCAGAGCTCGGAAAGTACGGTCGAGAAATCGTCACGACACGCTACAATTGGGCAGAAACAGTGCAGGCAACGACGAAAATACTGGGCCAAGTGGCTGAACCCGGTGACTCTGTGGCTCAAGATAAAACAGAGGTGACTAGCAGTCCCGCGCCCGCGATCAAGGACGAACGCTGA